A single window of Pseudomonadota bacterium DNA harbors:
- the msrB gene encoding peptide-methionine (R)-S-oxide reductase MsrB: MADQSDHDDAHWRQKLTPEQYQITRRGGTEPPFTGIYHDCKEPGLYRCVCCEAPLFSAETKYDSGSGWPSFYQPFSEAAVRTLEDFSHGMHRTEVRCANCNAHLGHVFGDGPNPTGLRYCINSASLDLDREPDSA, from the coding sequence ATGGCAGATCAAAGTGATCATGACGATGCACATTGGCGGCAAAAATTAACCCCGGAGCAGTATCAGATAACGCGTCGGGGCGGGACCGAACCCCCCTTTACCGGGATCTACCACGACTGCAAAGAACCCGGTCTGTACCGCTGCGTTTGTTGTGAAGCGCCCCTATTTAGCGCCGAGACGAAATACGATTCTGGATCCGGCTGGCCCAGTTTCTATCAACCCTTCAGCGAGGCAGCCGTTAGAACCCTGGAAGATTTCAGTCACGGGATGCACCGCACCGAAGTCCGATGCGCCAACTGTAACGCCCATTTGGGTCACGTGTTCGGCGACGGCCCGAATCCCACCGGACTTCGCTACTGCATCAACTCGGCATCACTCGATCTGGATCGAGAACCCGATTCGGCCTAA
- a CDS encoding PilZ domain-containing protein, whose amino-acid sequence MNVERRNFTRIEFASQVELQNSGRRLQSELLDISLKGALITRPEDWQGAPGTEGCLIIRLGSDDDVIEMQGLAVHVDDERIGWKCTSIDLDSITHLRHLIEYNLGDTEVLHREIGELIQLPDDDAV is encoded by the coding sequence ATGAATGTGGAACGACGGAACTTCACGCGAATCGAATTTGCCAGTCAAGTAGAGCTGCAAAACAGCGGCCGACGCTTACAATCGGAACTTCTGGACATCTCTCTTAAGGGAGCGCTCATCACCCGGCCCGAAGATTGGCAGGGAGCACCCGGAACCGAAGGGTGCCTAATTATCCGCCTAGGTAGCGACGATGACGTGATCGAAATGCAAGGCCTGGCCGTGCATGTCGACGACGAACGGATCGGGTGGAAATGTACATCTATCGATTTGGACAGCATTACCCATCTGCGCCACTTGATCGAATACAATTTGGGGGATACCGAAGTCCTGCATCGGGAAATCGGCGAACTGATCCAACTGCCCGACGATGACGCGGTCTAA
- a CDS encoding MBL fold metallo-hydrolase has protein sequence MARPCVEPFLHEPSSTFSYVIWDPETRRAAVIDPVLDFDLPSGRARHQSADAILAYVRENALTVDWILETHAHADHLTAAPYIKQAVGGKIAIGEGIQTVQGRFKTLFNLSDDALIADGRDFDHLFCDRETFRVGNLQGRVIATPGHTSDSVSYLFNDTLFVGDTLFMPDYGTARCDFPGGDARLLYQSIQRLFALPDTTRMFLCHDYPPDGRDFECETTVLAQKERNIHVGPGMSEDQFVELRTARDAKLPVPKLIIPSVQVNICAGRLPEPEENGVSYLKLPLDVF, from the coding sequence ATGGCACGCCCCTGCGTCGAGCCTTTCTTACATGAACCTTCCTCCACGTTTTCATATGTGATCTGGGATCCCGAGACACGACGGGCAGCCGTGATTGATCCCGTGCTCGATTTTGATCTGCCGTCAGGTCGAGCGCGCCATCAATCGGCGGATGCGATTTTGGCCTATGTCCGGGAAAACGCACTGACGGTGGATTGGATTCTAGAAACCCACGCCCACGCAGACCATCTCACGGCAGCACCCTATATAAAGCAAGCGGTCGGGGGGAAGATTGCTATTGGCGAGGGGATTCAAACCGTACAGGGCCGTTTCAAGACCCTCTTTAACCTATCCGATGATGCACTGATAGCCGATGGTCGGGATTTCGATCATTTATTCTGCGACCGGGAAACGTTTCGAGTCGGCAACTTGCAAGGCCGGGTCATCGCGACGCCTGGCCACACCTCCGACAGTGTCAGTTATCTCTTTAACGATACGTTATTCGTAGGCGATACCTTGTTTATGCCGGACTACGGCACGGCACGCTGCGACTTTCCGGGCGGGGACGCGAGGTTGTTGTATCAGTCCATTCAACGTCTTTTTGCACTGCCGGATACAACCCGAATGTTTCTGTGTCATGACTACCCGCCGGACGGCCGCGACTTCGAGTGCGAAACCACAGTTTTGGCGCAAAAGGAGCGGAATATTCACGTCGGCCCAGGGATGTCGGAAGACCAGTTCGTCGAATTGCGGACCGCGCGCGACGCCAAATTGCCCGTTCCGAAGCTCATCATTCCTTCGGTACAGGTCAACATCTGCGCCGGACGTTTGCCGGAACCGGAAGAAAATGGCGTGTCTTATTTGAAGCTGCCATTGGATGTGTTCTGA
- a CDS encoding YeeE/YedE thiosulfate transporter family protein, protein MENFTPYSALIGGALIGLSATVLLLFNGRIAGLSGIVNGAVESSGDRSWRWLFLLGVVGGALLHQLTLGPAFALREGYSPLLLGVAAFLVGFGTRMGNGCTSGHGVCGIGRLSVRSIVATLTFLGAGIVTVTVARQLLGVSL, encoded by the coding sequence ATGGAAAATTTCACCCCCTATTCGGCACTAATCGGTGGTGCCTTGATCGGCCTGAGTGCTACGGTTCTATTACTGTTCAACGGCCGCATCGCCGGCTTGAGCGGCATCGTCAATGGTGCGGTCGAATCATCCGGTGACCGAAGCTGGCGATGGTTGTTTCTCCTGGGCGTGGTGGGCGGTGCTTTGTTACACCAACTCACCCTGGGGCCGGCTTTTGCACTCCGCGAAGGGTATTCGCCATTGTTGTTGGGCGTGGCGGCTTTTCTGGTGGGCTTCGGTACGCGGATGGGGAACGGCTGTACCAGCGGGCATGGCGTTTGTGGAATCGGCCGCTTATCCGTCCGTTCGATTGTGGCCACGCTGACCTTTCTTGGTGCCGGGATCGTCACAGTCACTGTGGCTCGACAGTTGTTGGGAGTGTCGTTGTAA
- a CDS encoding DUF6691 family protein — protein sequence MARISALIAGVLFGFGVTLSQMVNPNKVINFMDVLGTWDPSLALVVGGAVAVTLATFPYVTRRVRPVWGDVFQLPTRRDIDRPLILGSVVFGVGWGLAGYCPGAAVGALALSTWEPWIFLPAMLAGSAVARGFQRRRDSLPVKRRASIH from the coding sequence ATGGCGAGAATCAGTGCGTTGATCGCCGGGGTTTTGTTTGGTTTTGGGGTGACCTTGTCTCAGATGGTCAATCCGAACAAGGTGATCAATTTTATGGACGTTCTGGGTACGTGGGATCCCAGTTTGGCCCTGGTGGTCGGTGGCGCGGTCGCCGTGACACTGGCAACCTTCCCGTATGTCACCCGTCGTGTTCGTCCGGTTTGGGGGGATGTGTTTCAACTCCCCACGCGGCGAGATATTGATAGACCGCTGATTCTCGGTTCAGTTGTCTTTGGCGTGGGCTGGGGTTTGGCGGGCTATTGTCCCGGCGCCGCCGTTGGGGCTTTAGCGCTGAGTACTTGGGAGCCTTGGATCTTTCTGCCGGCGATGTTGGCCGGTTCAGCCGTGGCACGTGGTTTTCAGCGTCGCCGCGAT